TTGATCATGTTCCCAATTCGATTTCCTACACGCTCTGGTGTGTTGATGATTCGATTAAACATGCCCTTGTCTGACATGATTTGATAACGAACATTGGGATCATGCCTTTTTACAACACGACGAACCTCATTCTCAATTCGTTTCGCCTGATTATTGTTAATCTGACCTTGGATGTCTACATTAATATATGCCGTATTGCCACGAAGGTAAACCTGAGCATCATCTACCCCACGAACACGACTCGCTAAACGGGCAAGATGTTCAGCCTTCCGATTTTGGGCATTGAGATTATCCATCATCCCCGTTGTACCTACTCGGCCATTACGCCCTACATTGTTACCATCGTACGAGGTATTATTATACGGCGGTGCTATGTTGGGATTCTGGGTGAGATTGGGGGGGCTACCTACTGGGGTACGATAGTGTAGCTGATCTCGTGTTGGATTAGCTGGATAAGTAACCCTACCATATGGTGTCATGGGTGTTGTGTTGCCTGCATATCGATTCCCATCATAGGTGACTTGATTAGGCCGATTCTGATAATTATCCACTGCACCCTGGTTCGTGCTACAACCTGCAACAATCGCCATGGTTAATGCCATCAATACAAGCAATGAACCTTTGATTCTTTTCAATAAAACCACCTCCTTAGGCCTTATGATATCCTGCAGAGGTGATTTTATTTTCTTAAGCTTTATCCTTTCCCGGCACTTGATGGCAATGACGGCAACGAGCTTCATAAGTTTCTGATGCTCCCACCATAATAACCGGGTCGTTATAATTGGCTGGCTCACCATTGATCAAGCGCTGTGGTCTTGTTCCAGGATTGCCGCAGACCACACAGATGGCTTGAAGCTTGGTTACATATTCTGCACGTGCCATAATTTCCGGCGTTGGACCAAATGGTTCCCCACGGAAGTCTAAATCAAGTCCTGCAACAATGACCCGTTTTCCCTCATTGGCCAGTTGTTCAATAACTTGGATGATCTCTTTCTCAAAGAATTGAACTTCATCAATACCAACCACATCGATTTCGGGTCCAACCTGCTTGAGGATCTCCTGTGCTGATGTGACTGGGATCGCTTCTACTGTAAAACCATTGTGGGATACGACTGAGGTTTCACTGTAACGATTATCCAACTGTGGCTTGAAAACCACTGCTCGCTGTTTTCCGTACTTGGCACGGCGAATACGGCGGATCAGTTCTTCGCTTTTCCCTGAAAACATACAGCCCGCAATACACTCAACCCAACCTTCACGTTTCATAAAATGAATCATTGCGCTCTCCACTCTATTCCCTCTTATTATATGTATGATGGTATCAGAACTGCTTGTCCAATTAAATGAAATTGATCTCAATATAGAAACAACAGGGGGAATTTCCTCCTGTTGTTAAGCTGAGATCTGCCAACGAGAAGATCGTCAGCACTCATATTATTCCAGATTATATTTTTTCTTAAAGCGATCAACGCGTCCGCCAGCATCAACAAATTTTTGCTTACCAGTATAGAAAGGATGGCATGCGGAACAAATTTCCACGCGTAAATCCTCTTTTACTGAACCAGTTTCAAATGTGTTTCCACAGGCACAAGTAACTGTAGCTTTTTTATAATTTGGATGAATACCTTGCTTCATCGAACCTCACCTCACTTTGCCCTGAATCGAGACGAAACAGAGTTTTTACACATGAGGGAATTATAGCATGTTCATTCCTGACTCGCAAGATCAACGTTGGGAGAAGGCAAAAAAAGGATTGGGTTGAGGGGTTGATGCTGGTAACGGATCTCAAAATGGAGATGAACGCCTGTACTATCCCCTGTCTTTCCCATTTTTCCTAGCTCTTCACCCACGTCCACCCAAGCTCCCTGTTGAACTTGAATGGCACTTAAGTGGGCATAATAGGTAACCCAGTTCTCGTCATGTTGAAGGATGACTGTATTCCCATACCCAGCATGCCATCCTGCGGAGATCACTGTGCCACCTGCTGCTGCCTTAATGGCAGTCTGCGCCTTCGATTCATTCCATAGATCAATACCATAATGCATGCGACCATTACGCATGCCATAAAAGCTTGTGATCTGACCTGTTACAGGCCATTGAAGAGAAGGAGCCAACTTCTTTAACTCGTCCATACTGACGACCTGACGCTCTCCATTACGATGGATCGTAATGGAATTGGGTAGCACTTGATAGGAGCGCTTGGTTTGCCAGTGTTTCACCGGAGGAGGCGCAGGAAGATATAATTTTTGCCCGGGCTGAAGCTGTAATTGAAGACTGATTAATTCAGGATTAAGCTGTAATACATCTTCAATATCAAAGCCTTTTTCCTCCAATATTTGTGTCAATGTCTCCGTTCCTTCTACCTCATAAACTTGAACACGCCTGGGAATATATAGCCATTCACCCACTGATAATCCAACAGAGGCGGGCAGATCATTGGCCTGCAATAAATCGTTTAAGGTAATGGAATAACGCTTGGCAAGACGATACAGTGAATCTCCTTGGTTCACTTGATAATAGAAGTAAATGACATCTTCTGTGACAACAGGCTCCTCTTTAGTCACCGTTGAGGCAATACGTACACTTCTTTTTTTATCAAACCTAGGATCCTCCAGCTCATCTTCATCGCCACTTTCCTTTTTTCCTGCTTGGTTTCCTTCATCCTGTTGGAGCAATTCGTCACGTACCTGATGAAGGGGATTCTGAATTTGCAGTACTGGTAAGGATGATGTTCCATGCATGGGTTGCCCTTCACCGACGAAAACAAGCTGGCTGCTTGGTTGTGGGACAACCAGAGTGGGCAAGACGGCGGAAGAGAGGAGCATAGCACGAAAACCGTTCATCTTACAAACACCTCCTGCATGGGTAGGGTTTTATAAGATATGCCAAATCTAAAAAAAATATGCCGTAAAAACGGCATAGAGATTCATTAATTAGGAAGCACTAAAAAAATTCTTCAGCAAATTAGCTTCTGCCTGCTTCCCAGTGGGAATATTATCCAAAAAATCTTGATTGGTCTTCGTCATTTTTAATTTACGAATAAAGGCATCCACAAATTCAGGTGATTCATTCATGGCGCGGCGTAGAACCCACAGCTTCTCCAATTCATCCTTATTGAGGAGAAGCTCCTCTTTCCGCGTACTGGATCGGCGGATATCGATGGCTGGGAAAATCCGCCGCTCTGCTAATTGACGAGAAAGATGTAACTCCATATTCCCTGTGCCTTTAAACTCTTCATAAATCACATCATCCATACGAGATCCCGTTTCAACAAGGGCTGTCGCTAAAATCGTAAGACTGCCACCTTCTTCGACATTGCGAGCAGCACCGAAGAAGCGCTTCGGACGATGGAAGGATGCAGGGTCAATCCCTCCAGATAATGTACGACCACTTGGCGGTACCACCAGGTTATAGGCACGGGCTAGTCGTGTAATACTATCCATGAGGATGATCACATCTTGATTGTGCTCCACTAAGCGTTTGGCTCGTTCCAATACCAGCTCTGCCACTTTAATGTGGTTCTCTGGTCCTTCATCAAAAGTAGAGCTAATCACTTCACCTGCCTCAATGGAACGTTGCATATCTGTTACTTCCTCTGGTCGCTCATCGATTAAGAGGACAAAAAGCTTCGCCTGCGGATGATTCTCCACAATGCTGTTCGCCACTTCCTTGAGCAACATCGTCTTCCCAGCTTTTGGTGGCGCAACAATTAAGCCCCGCTGCCCAAATCCAATCGGTGCAATTAAATCAATCACACGTGCAGAGAGATGTTCTGGTGATGTCTCAAGGACGATTTTTCGTTGAGGATAAAGGGGAGTAAGAGCTGGAAAATGAAGACGCTCTGATGATTTTTCTGGTGCCATGCCATTGACCGCTTCTACATAGAGAAGACTTAGGTAACGCTCATTCTCTTTTGGCGGCCGTACCTTCCCCGATACGCGGTCACCAATTCGAAGATCGAAACGGCGAATTTGTGATTGTGATATGTAAATATCATCATCACTTTGGGTGTAATTAACCGGTCGTAAAAATCCTCGACCATCTGGTAAAATATCCAGTACACCCTCCATAAACATATGTCCTTCTCGTTCTGCCTGTGCTTTTAAAATGGCAAAGATCAGTTCTTTCTTCTTCAAAGAGCTATAATAAGGAATTTGAAACTCTTTCGCTAGCTTGTATAAATCCTTTAAATTTTTGTCTTCCAAATTACTTAATTCAACCATCCGTTTTGTTTCATTCGACTTTGTTTCATTCGACGTTCTCACTGAATTCTGAGAAGACGATCCTGCTTGTTCAATCGTTCGTTCCATTCCGATGATTGTTCACCACACTTTTCATTTAATAGCCAATATAAAAAGGGAAAATAGAAAGTTGAAGAAATAGATGAATTTAACGGGGGGAAGGCATACCTAATCATCATCCATTATAGCTGATTGAAGTTGATTTTATTCCAGATCATGTCCAAAAAAGAACAGCGAACGAGGTAACTGTACCTGCTCGCTGTCTATTCTATCATTATTTTACGTTATTCGACAACCAGATTTGGCTTCTTATCCAAGCGGTGCTTGCCTTCTACGAAGCGAACAGTGCCTGATTTGGCACGAATAACAAGGGATTGGGTGAAAGCGGATTGACCCTGGAAGCGTACACCCTTTAGCAATTCGCCATCGGTGACACCCGTTGCAGCAAAGATGCAGTCATCACCCTTCACCATATCTTCAATGGTGAGGACCTTATTAATATCTTCGATGCCCATACGCTTACAGCGTGCTAATTGCTCTTCATTTTCTGGCATTAAGCGAGCCTGCATTTCGCCACCTAATCCCTTAAGGGCGACAGCAGCAATCACACCCTCTGGTGCGCCACCAATCCCGAAGAGAATATCAACACCCGTGTCATCAAAGGCTGTATTCAACGCAGCAGCCACATCCCCATCGGTGATTAAGCGGATCCGTGCACCTACTTCACGAATCTCCTTAATAATCTCCTCATGACGCGGACGGTCTAAGACAATGGCAGTAACCTCACTTACATCTTTACCAAGGGCTTTGGCTACACTTTGTAGGTTTTCTGTAACAGAACGATTGATATCGATGGCTCCAACTGCTTTTGGTCCTACTGCGATTTTATCCATATACATATCTGGTGCGTGAAGCAGATTGCCACGGTCTGCTACTGCTACAACAGCGATGGCCCCCCATGTTCCCTTTGCCACAATATTCGTACCTTCTAAGGGATCAACTGCTACATCCACGAAGGGAGCTTCACCGTTCCCTAAACGTTCTCCGATATAGAGCATGGGCGCTTCGTCCATCTCACCTTCGCCAATAACGACCACACCATCCATATGGATCGTGTCAAAAACAGTACGCATGGCGGTAGTCGCCGCATCATCCGCTTCATTCTTCAAACCTCTACCCATCCAACGGGCCGACTGTAATGCTGCAGCTTCAGTCACACGTACCAATTCCATCGATAAACTGCGTTCCACTTTTGTTCATCCCCTTATTAGTTTACGGTTCTATCTTTATTCTATTACTTCACGCCATACATCTGCACCTAATTCTTGCAACATTCCTTCAATATTTTCATAACCCCGATCAATATGCTCTACACCCATGATCTGAGTCACACCATGGCTCATTAATCCCGCCACAACCAAGCATGCACCGGCTCGCAGGTCCGTAGCTGTTACTTTTGCTGATTGGAGGGGGACGCTACCCTCAATGATGGCAGAACGCCCTTCTACCTTAATATTAGCACCCATTAAACGTAACTCATCAATATGCTTAAAGCGGGAACCATAAATAATATCCGTTACCATGCTCGTCCCTTCAGCCTTTAAAAGCAGGGCTGTCATCGGCTGTTGTAGATCAGTAGGAAAACCTGGATAGACCTGTGTTTTTACATCAATGGGCTGATAGCTATCCTTGCCGACAACACGGATCTGTTCCCCATTCTCTTCTACAACGGCCCCCATCTCACGTAATTTTGCAATCAGTGAGTCCACATGAGCAGGGATCACTTGATCGAGAATAATCTCACCACCACTAGCTGCTGCTGCAATCATTAATGTACCTGTCACAATGCGATCGGGAATGATGGAATGAACACAGCCATGTAGCTCCTCCACGCCCTCGATCCGAATCACATCGGTACCAACACCTTTTATTCGTGCACCCATGGCATTGAGTAAGGTGGCCACATCGATAATCTCTGGTTCTTTGGCAGCATTTTCGATGATGGTCTGCCCCTTCGCTAGGGTTGCAGCCAGCATAATATTGATGGTGGCACCAACACTGGCAATATCCAAATAAATACGGGCACCACGTAATTCATCCGCAACAAGATGCACTGCTCCATGCTCTACATGAACTTTAGCACCAAGTGCTTCAAAACCTTTCATATGAAGATCGATAGGTCGAGGGCCCAAATCACAGCCACCTGGTAAGCCGACAACACATCGTTTGAAACGGCCTAACAGGGCACCCATGAGATAATAGGATGCACGCATCTTTTTCACATTCCCATTGGGAATCTCGTGTAATGTAAGCTGACTGGTATCAACATGAAGGGTAGAACCTTCAAATGAGACTGTTGCACCTAATTCCTCCATGATATCCGTCCAACGCAACACATCACTGATGCGAGGTAAATTCTCGATGACACAAGGTGCACTGGCTAAGATGGTGGCAGGAATGAGGGCAACAGCACTGTTTTTTGCTCCACTCACTCGCATGGTTCCACGCAGTGGGCGTCCCCCACGAATCTTTAAACATTCCATTCCCGTCTTGCTCCTCTCAAATAACCCTGTTGACTATTGTACCACTTGTATATGGAGCCTGCCATATGGAGATAAAGGAATGTTCTCACTAATTTTATCAATCGATCCGGAAGTGATGTATGATCTCTTCTGTCTCTTTAATTAGATGATTCAAGGCAGTTGTTGATTGGGCGATCTCCTCCATTACTGCTAGCTGTTCCTGTACAAAGCTGGTTACCTCCTCCATATGAAGGGAGGATTCTACAGATTGCCTCGCTGTCTCTGCAATGGTATACTTCACATCTGTTGTTACGTCTGCAACGCCACTAATCGTACTAGCAATCTCTTCAATTTGCTGTACTATATTTTGAATTCCTGCATAGATGCTCATTAATACATCCGTAGCCTGGTGAAGAATCCTCTCTCCTTGCATGACCTCCGAAAGACCACGATTCATACCCACACTAGCCGCTTGCATATCCTCCTGCGTAACAGTGATAAGCTGACTGATCTCTTCTGTTGCACGTTGTGTTCCTTCAGCTAATGTTCGCACTTCCTGAGCCACCACTGCAAAACCACGACCATGCTCCCCTGCCCTTGCAGCCTCAATAGTTGCATTCAAGGCAAGTAAATTGGTTTGTGAGGAAATTTGGCTGATCACATTTACAATCTCGCCGATCTGTGCTGCTCGTTCTTCTAAATGACTCACGTATTGGGAAGAATCTTGCATCGTAGAACCTGCACGGGTCATCTGCTTCATGGCATGGTCGATCTCTTCCTGCCCTTGTACAGTAGAAGTATGAAGAGTCCGTGCCATCACTACGATCGCTTTGGTTGAACTAACCGCGGCATGTAGATCTCGTTCTACCCCTTCCATGCCACTTAGACTTTCTTGACTATAATTCTCCGCTTGCCTTGCATTGTGTGCCACCTCTTCAACACGTTCGACAATCTGCTGTGCTGCATTGCGCACTTGCTGAGTGGTGGAAGTCACCTCTTGTGAAAAGGCAAAAACCTCTTCGATCTGTTCTTGCATATGCTTCACAAGCTTTCTAAGTTTCTCTTTCATATCCTGGAATGATCTTGCCAAATCACCAATCTCATCACGGTTACCTTCTACCAGTTTGACATCAGTCAGGTTTCCAGTAGCCATCTCCTGCGTCGCTTTTTTCAATTGGCGAATCGGACGCGAGAGATGGTTGGCCATTAGAATGGAAAGGCTAATTGCAACCATGGTGATTAGAGTGGAAATAATCGCAATGAAGGTACGAGCATTCAACACCATTTGTCTGGTTTTTTCTAACTGCTTATCCACTTGCTCCATCTGAATTTCCCTCAGTTGATCTACTTCTTTCTGAAAGTCTGTGTCTATCCTCGCGCCTTCTGAACGAAGTAGCGTTAAGTAATTTTGATTGGCCTTCTTGGCAATTAAGGCATCAGAAATTACTTCACGGTATGCTGTGTATATCACATTTAGATTTTGAAGACCTTCCGCTTCCTGAGAAGAGCTAGTTACACCTAAATATTGCTTCTCTAATTCTTGATACTGCTGATGAAGTGGTTCTAAATTCTCATATAACTGCTCATCTCCTAAGACAATATAGGCAAAAACAGAGAGACGCTGTGTGTTCACATTCTTTGCTAGCGCCTCAATGATCCGTTGTTTTTCTACCTGTTCATGGAATAAACGATCATAGCTCTGATCGATCTCTTCTAATTTCCAATAATTATAAAGGGCAGAGCCACCCATGAGAATTAGGATGGCGAAGAAGCTGACGAGCATCTTATTCCTAACGCTGTTTATCATGTTCTATCCTCCCCCTTTTCTCTTAGTACTTTCAGCCTAAAATACTTCGAGTGGAGGATGGTTAATTTTTCTTAAAGCTTCCATCAAGAAATGGTAAAGTGCATACAAAAAGACCCTAGAAATAATCTAGGGCCCCATCTTAATCAAGTTAGATTTGAAAGTAGGATGCTTCTTTCTCTAATCGTACTGCCATTTTGCTTAGATTGCTCGTTGCTCTTTCCAATTCCTCCATGGAGGCGAGCTGTTCTTCCGTGGCAGCGGCTACCTGTTGCACTTGACCAGAAGCGGACTTTGCATTGGAAGCCATCTCATTCACAGAAGCTGTAACCTCTTCCGCTGCTGCTGAAACCTCCTCGGTTGCTGCGGAGATCTCTTCAATCTGCTGAACCATCTGATTAATGGAGGTAAAAATCGTGGCAAAGGATTGCTCTGCCTTTTCAATAATTGCTGCGCCACGATCTACATTAACAACCCCTGATTCCATACCATGAATGGCTTCTGCTGTATCCTGTTGCATCGTTTGAATCAACTTGGCAATCTCCTCCGCTGATTGCTTCGATTGTTCTGCTAGTTTTCGTACTTCGTCTGCTACCACCGCGAAGCCACGACCATTCTCCCCAGCACGTGCTGCTTCAATGGCTGCATTCAAGGCAAGCAAATTGGTTTGTGCTGTAATCTCTTGGATCACCTTGACGATCTGTCCGATCTCTTGGGAGCGATCACCTAAACGAGTGACCAGTTCCGAAGTATGATGTGTATCGATACTGATCTGTCGAACCTGTTCAACAGCTTGTGACAGGTCACTTCTTCCTGCTGTTGCTTCCTGACTAACCCTCCCAGCAAATTCAGAAACACCGGTAGTTGCTTCAGCAATCTTTTGCGTACCCTGTGCTGCTTCCTCCATTCCACGTGCTGTCTCTTCACCAATTTGAGCGATCTGCTGTGAGGCTTCTGCAACAGTTTGCATCGCCTCTGCAATATGATTGGTAGCCTTTGCCGCTTGTTCGGAGCTCATGTCTAAATTATTGGATGCATTCATCAGCTCTTGGGAGCTATGAGCGGTTTCATTAATCACTGTATGTAGCTTCTTTCTCATCTGCATAAAAGAGTTGGTCAAATCACCAATCTCATCGGTTCGTTTGCTTGCAACAAGATCACCTGTTAAATCACCATCTGCCATCTGCTTAACTGATTGATTCAACCAGTGTAATGGCGTAGTTAAGTTACGTCCTAGCCAGAAGGAGACTAATCCGCCAATGATGAGCGCTAATCCACTAATGATAGGAATTAGCCTTTTCGTACTCTCCGCACTGGCTGCTACCTCCTGATTATAGGCAACAATCTGTTCATTTTGAACGCTCTTTAATTCGGCAAAGATAGCCGTCCATTCGGTTCCATACTTTCCAACCTCCAGCAGTGGTTGGTCAATGGAAGCTCCAGATTTATATAACTGAAATGCCTCTTCTGCTCCCTGCATGTATTTCTCACCAAGCTCATTAAGCTGATTATATAATTCTACTCCCTGAGTACTTGTGCTTGCTTCTTTTAAGATATCCATCAGTCTTGCATATTCCTGTTTGATGGAATCATACACTTGTAGTTCTGCTTCATCCCCAGTAAGTAAGTAGTAATACACCTCTAAACGCAATGTCGTCGCCTCATGATCAAGATCATCAAGCAGTGAGGCCATCTCCATTTGAGCTTCAACCAATTCTGTGTAATCATCGTTCGTTTGACTTAGTCCTACATATTCAATTACAGATAGCGCTGCCATCAACAGTAGCATGGTTGCGGTCAATATGATCAGCTTTCTACCTACTGTCCATTTCATATAAACATCCTCTCCTAGGCCTAAAGAATCGCTTGTGGCAACAGTATACCACTACTGAAGAACGCCAATTTTGTCCATTTTGTAGGTAGAATAGCTTTTATGATAGGTTAGTTCACCCATCTTTTAGACCACGTAAAAATACCTTGAACGCGTCGTCCAAGGTATTTCTCAGATCTCCTATGGCTATATCATCTTCCTCATTTAGAACGGGCCTTTTGCCAGTCCGCTAAAAAGCGTTCAATCCCTGCATCAGTAAGGGGATGATGGAGCATCTGTTGCAGTACCTTATAAGGTACAGTAGCAATATGGGCTCCCGCTTGTGCTGCAGCAGTTACATGCTGTGGATGACGGATGCTTGCAGCAATCACCTCGGTGTTAATCTGGTGTAGGTCAAAAATTTGGACGATCTCCTCGATAAGAAGAATCCCATTATGTCCGATATCATCTAAACGTCCTACGAATGGTGAAACATACGTAGCACCTGCTCGCGCTGCGAGCAACGCTTGATTGGCGGAGAAGACCAAGGTCACATTGGTGGCAATTCCCTGTTGGGAGAAGCGTTTCACTGCTTTTAATCCTTCTGCAGTCATCGGTACCTTGATCACCACGTTTGGATGAATGGCAGCCAGAACCTCGCCCTCTTTGATCATCCCCTCAGCATCTAAGCTGATTACTTCTGCACTAATAGGGCCATCTACGATGGAGGTAATCTCCTTGATCACCTCATGAAAGTCTCGTCCCTCTTTCGCCACAAGGGAAGGGTTGGTTGTTACACCAGCTAGAATCCCCCAATCATTGGCTTGGCGGATCTCATCGGTATTGGCTGTATCAATAAAAAATTTCATGCGATTTCCTCCAAATCATTCCACCTTATGCTTT
Above is a genomic segment from Rubeoparvulum massiliense containing:
- a CDS encoding M23 family metallopeptidase, whose translation is MNGFRAMLLSSAVLPTLVVPQPSSQLVFVGEGQPMHGTSSLPVLQIQNPLHQVRDELLQQDEGNQAGKKESGDEDELEDPRFDKKRSVRIASTVTKEEPVVTEDVIYFYYQVNQGDSLYRLAKRYSITLNDLLQANDLPASVGLSVGEWLYIPRRVQVYEVEGTETLTQILEEKGFDIEDVLQLNPELISLQLQLQPGQKLYLPAPPPVKHWQTKRSYQVLPNSITIHRNGERQVVSMDELKKLAPSLQWPVTGQITSFYGMRNGRMHYGIDLWNESKAQTAIKAAAGGTVISAGWHAGYGNTVILQHDENWVTYYAHLSAIQVQQGAWVDVGEELGKMGKTGDSTGVHLHFEIRYQHQPLNPILFLPSPNVDLASQE
- a CDS encoding methyl-accepting chemotaxis protein; the encoded protein is MKWTVGRKLIILTATMLLLMAALSVIEYVGLSQTNDDYTELVEAQMEMASLLDDLDHEATTLRLEVYYYLLTGDEAELQVYDSIKQEYARLMDILKEASTSTQGVELYNQLNELGEKYMQGAEEAFQLYKSGASIDQPLLEVGKYGTEWTAIFAELKSVQNEQIVAYNQEVAASAESTKRLIPIISGLALIIGGLVSFWLGRNLTTPLHWLNQSVKQMADGDLTGDLVASKRTDEIGDLTNSFMQMRKKLHTVINETAHSSQELMNASNNLDMSSEQAAKATNHIAEAMQTVAEASQQIAQIGEETARGMEEAAQGTQKIAEATTGVSEFAGRVSQEATAGRSDLSQAVEQVRQISIDTHHTSELVTRLGDRSQEIGQIVKVIQEITAQTNLLALNAAIEAARAGENGRGFAVVADEVRKLAEQSKQSAEEIAKLIQTMQQDTAEAIHGMESGVVNVDRGAAIIEKAEQSFATIFTSINQMVQQIEEISAATEEVSAAAEEVTASVNEMASNAKSASGQVQQVAAATEEQLASMEELERATSNLSKMAVRLEKEASYFQI
- a CDS encoding thymidine kinase; translation: MHFMKREGWVECIAGCMFSGKSEELIRRIRRAKYGKQRAVVFKPQLDNRYSETSVVSHNGFTVEAIPVTSAQEILKQVGPEIDVVGIDEVQFFEKEIIQVIEQLANEGKRVIVAGLDLDFRGEPFGPTPEIMARAEYVTKLQAICVVCGNPGTRPQRLINGEPANYNDPVIMVGASETYEARCRHCHQVPGKDKA
- the glpX gene encoding class II fructose-bisphosphatase; amino-acid sequence: MERSLSMELVRVTEAAALQSARWMGRGLKNEADDAATTAMRTVFDTIHMDGVVVIGEGEMDEAPMLYIGERLGNGEAPFVDVAVDPLEGTNIVAKGTWGAIAVVAVADRGNLLHAPDMYMDKIAVGPKAVGAIDINRSVTENLQSVAKALGKDVSEVTAIVLDRPRHEEIIKEIREVGARIRLITDGDVAAALNTAFDDTGVDILFGIGGAPEGVIAAVALKGLGGEMQARLMPENEEQLARCKRMGIEDINKVLTIEDMVKGDDCIFAATGVTDGELLKGVRFQGQSAFTQSLVIRAKSGTVRFVEGKHRLDKKPNLVVE
- the fsa gene encoding fructose-6-phosphate aldolase; the encoded protein is MKFFIDTANTDEIRQANDWGILAGVTTNPSLVAKEGRDFHEVIKEITSIVDGPISAEVISLDAEGMIKEGEVLAAIHPNVVIKVPMTAEGLKAVKRFSQQGIATNVTLVFSANQALLAARAGATYVSPFVGRLDDIGHNGILLIEEIVQIFDLHQINTEVIAASIRHPQHVTAAAQAGAHIATVPYKVLQQMLHHPLTDAGIERFLADWQKARSK
- a CDS encoding UDP-N-acetylglucosamine 1-carboxyvinyltransferase — translated: MECLKIRGGRPLRGTMRVSGAKNSAVALIPATILASAPCVIENLPRISDVLRWTDIMEELGATVSFEGSTLHVDTSQLTLHEIPNGNVKKMRASYYLMGALLGRFKRCVVGLPGGCDLGPRPIDLHMKGFEALGAKVHVEHGAVHLVADELRGARIYLDIASVGATINIMLAATLAKGQTIIENAAKEPEIIDVATLLNAMGARIKGVGTDVIRIEGVEELHGCVHSIIPDRIVTGTLMIAAAASGGEIILDQVIPAHVDSLIAKLREMGAVVEENGEQIRVVGKDSYQPIDVKTQVYPGFPTDLQQPMTALLLKAEGTSMVTDIIYGSRFKHIDELRLMGANIKVEGRSAIIEGSVPLQSAKVTATDLRAGACLVVAGLMSHGVTQIMGVEHIDRGYENIEGMLQELGADVWREVIE
- a CDS encoding YhcN/YlaJ family sporulation lipoprotein codes for the protein MKRIKGSLLVLMALTMAIVAGCSTNQGAVDNYQNRPNQVTYDGNRYAGNTTPMTPYGRVTYPANPTRDQLHYRTPVGSPPNLTQNPNIAPPYNNTSYDGNNVGRNGRVGTTGMMDNLNAQNRKAEHLARLASRVRGVDDAQVYLRGNTAYINVDIQGQINNNQAKRIENEVRRVVKRHDPNVRYQIMSDKGMFNRIINTPERVGNRIGNMINAPRYNAPGTNVDTRSNTNGISNMNR
- the rpmE gene encoding 50S ribosomal protein L31, with the translated sequence MKQGIHPNYKKATVTCACGNTFETGSVKEDLRVEICSACHPFYTGKQKFVDAGGRVDRFKKKYNLE
- the rho gene encoding transcription termination factor Rho, giving the protein MVELSNLEDKNLKDLYKLAKEFQIPYYSSLKKKELIFAILKAQAEREGHMFMEGVLDILPDGRGFLRPVNYTQSDDDIYISQSQIRRFDLRIGDRVSGKVRPPKENERYLSLLYVEAVNGMAPEKSSERLHFPALTPLYPQRKIVLETSPEHLSARVIDLIAPIGFGQRGLIVAPPKAGKTMLLKEVANSIVENHPQAKLFVLLIDERPEEVTDMQRSIEAGEVISSTFDEGPENHIKVAELVLERAKRLVEHNQDVIILMDSITRLARAYNLVVPPSGRTLSGGIDPASFHRPKRFFGAARNVEEGGSLTILATALVETGSRMDDVIYEEFKGTGNMELHLSRQLAERRIFPAIDIRRSSTRKEELLLNKDELEKLWVLRRAMNESPEFVDAFIRKLKMTKTNQDFLDNIPTGKQAEANLLKNFFSAS
- a CDS encoding methyl-accepting chemotaxis protein codes for the protein MINSVRNKMLVSFFAILILMGGSALYNYWKLEEIDQSYDRLFHEQVEKQRIIEALAKNVNTQRLSVFAYIVLGDEQLYENLEPLHQQYQELEKQYLGVTSSSQEAEGLQNLNVIYTAYREVISDALIAKKANQNYLTLLRSEGARIDTDFQKEVDQLREIQMEQVDKQLEKTRQMVLNARTFIAIISTLITMVAISLSILMANHLSRPIRQLKKATQEMATGNLTDVKLVEGNRDEIGDLARSFQDMKEKLRKLVKHMQEQIEEVFAFSQEVTSTTQQVRNAAQQIVERVEEVAHNARQAENYSQESLSGMEGVERDLHAAVSSTKAIVVMARTLHTSTVQGQEEIDHAMKQMTRAGSTMQDSSQYVSHLEERAAQIGEIVNVISQISSQTNLLALNATIEAARAGEHGRGFAVVAQEVRTLAEGTQRATEEISQLITVTQEDMQAASVGMNRGLSEVMQGERILHQATDVLMSIYAGIQNIVQQIEEIASTISGVADVTTDVKYTIAETARQSVESSLHMEEVTSFVQEQLAVMEEIAQSTTALNHLIKETEEIIHHFRID